In Vibrio gangliei, a single window of DNA contains:
- the cydX gene encoding cytochrome bd-I oxidase subunit CydX, which produces MWYFAWILGVLLACAFGIINALWLEHSEMMDEDRE; this is translated from the coding sequence ATGTGGTATTTTGCTTGGATTCTAGGCGTATTGCTTGCCTGTGCATTCGGTATTATCAATGCTCTTTGGTTAGAGCACTCTGAAATGATGGATGAGGATCGTGAGTAA
- a CDS encoding cyd operon YbgE family protein has product MSNISQKMTDIHSPMDRALLRALFFIVTVFHISMFMWEPRAYAQEIGGFNLLVTLLFIWSLCSSLIYSVGFKPILWVWQILFSPYISGPILIYFSWMYFLHS; this is encoded by the coding sequence GTGAGTAACATTAGTCAAAAAATGACTGATATACATTCACCAATGGATAGGGCTCTTCTTAGGGCCCTGTTTTTTATCGTTACGGTGTTTCATATCAGCATGTTCATGTGGGAGCCTCGTGCTTACGCGCAAGAAATAGGCGGTTTTAATCTGCTGGTGACGTTGTTATTTATTTGGTCATTATGCAGCTCACTGATTTACTCGGTGGGGTTCAAGCCTATTTTGTGGGTTTGGCAGATTTTATTCAGCCCGTACATTTCAGGCCCGATCCTGATTTACTTTAGCTGGATGTATTTTCTACATAGCTAA
- the ybgC gene encoding tol-pal system-associated acyl-CoA thioesterase yields MIFKWPITIYYEDTDAGGVVYHSNYLKFFERARTEMLRAQGIIQNTLLEQEIGFVVRHMDIDYIQGAKLDEQLEVLTSIVNLKKASITFCQELVNLEGRILCKATVKVACVNIKQMKPQAIPSNIMSEFARVC; encoded by the coding sequence ATGATCTTCAAATGGCCGATTACCATTTACTACGAAGATACCGATGCGGGTGGTGTGGTTTATCACTCCAATTATTTGAAATTTTTTGAACGTGCTCGTACTGAAATGCTACGTGCGCAAGGCATCATTCAAAATACACTTCTTGAGCAAGAAATCGGTTTTGTCGTGCGTCATATGGATATTGATTACATCCAAGGCGCAAAATTAGATGAACAATTAGAAGTGCTAACCTCAATTGTCAATTTAAAAAAAGCTTCCATCACATTCTGTCAGGAGTTAGTCAATCTTGAGGGCAGAATCTTGTGTAAAGCAACGGTTAAGGTAGCCTGTGTCAACATTAAACAGATGAAACCTCAAGCCATCCCAAGCAACATTATGTCGGAGTTTGCCCGTGTCTGCTGA
- the tolQ gene encoding protein TolQ codes for MSADISIFDLFLQASLLVKLVMLILLGMSVLSWAVILKRSKVLNKASKNAASFEEKFWSGVDLSQLYHEVKARKNSIIGSEQIFYAGFTEFARLRRTNGASAEYVMDGAGRSMRVTLSKEVEELENQLPFLATVGSISPYIGLFGTVWGIMTAFIALGQVKQATLAMVAPGIAEALVATAMGLFAAIPAVMAYNRLSNQVAKLEHNYATFAEEFHSILHRQVMAEHKD; via the coding sequence GTGTCTGCTGATATTTCAATTTTTGACCTTTTTTTACAAGCGAGTTTATTAGTTAAACTTGTCATGCTAATTCTACTTGGAATGTCAGTGCTTTCTTGGGCCGTCATTCTAAAAAGAAGTAAAGTGCTTAACAAAGCATCTAAAAATGCCGCCAGTTTTGAAGAAAAGTTCTGGTCTGGTGTTGACCTATCTCAGCTATACCACGAAGTGAAAGCACGTAAAAACAGCATTATCGGTTCAGAACAAATCTTTTATGCTGGTTTTACGGAGTTTGCACGTCTGCGTCGCACTAATGGTGCATCTGCTGAATATGTGATGGATGGGGCGGGCCGCTCAATGCGCGTGACGCTATCAAAAGAAGTGGAAGAGCTAGAAAACCAATTACCATTTTTAGCCACAGTAGGTTCAATCAGCCCATATATCGGCCTATTTGGTACGGTGTGGGGCATTATGACGGCGTTCATCGCACTTGGCCAAGTAAAGCAAGCCACATTAGCCATGGTGGCACCAGGTATCGCTGAAGCACTAGTCGCGACCGCAATGGGCCTATTCGCCGCCATTCCTGCTGTTATGGCGTACAACCGTTTGAGCAACCAAGTGGCCAAGCTTGAGCATAACTACGCGACCTTTGCAGAAGAGTTTCATAGCATTTTGCACCGTCAAGTAATGGCGGAGCATAAGGACTAA
- the tolR gene encoding protein TolR: MTGYVRKKRQLKAEINVVPYIDVMLVLLIIFMVTSPFVTQGVEVELPKTETAKPASDIAGDSDASFIIVEIDKQGNLGVSVNDEDMERGLSMEEVITRVKAERALSPKSPVAVGGDQQTAYADIVLVLDQLNKSGIEKVGLLTDIKENR, from the coding sequence ATGACCGGCTACGTTCGAAAAAAGCGCCAGTTAAAAGCCGAGATTAACGTTGTTCCTTATATCGACGTAATGTTGGTATTGCTGATCATCTTCATGGTGACATCACCGTTTGTGACTCAAGGGGTGGAAGTTGAGTTGCCAAAGACTGAAACCGCAAAACCGGCATCAGATATCGCCGGTGATAGCGATGCCAGCTTCATTATTGTCGAGATTGATAAACAAGGTAACTTGGGCGTTAGCGTGAATGATGAAGATATGGAACGCGGTCTGAGCATGGAAGAAGTGATCACTCGAGTGAAAGCGGAACGTGCTTTATCGCCGAAATCACCGGTTGCGGTGGGCGGCGACCAACAAACCGCTTATGCCGATATCGTACTGGTACTTGATCAGCTCAATAAATCAGGTATCGAGAAAGTCGGTCTGTTAACGGATATTAAAGAGAATCGCTAA